One window of uncultured Methanoregula sp. genomic DNA carries:
- a CDS encoding carbohydrate kinase family protein, with amino-acid sequence MISVVGHTAIDHISKVAHLPEKNCSTHITDRQIYYGGGAANIAAGIAVLGGDAALISCVGGDFYGGDYDTWMKKLGIRQQFFVVPEAHTPTAFMFTDESGDQMTFFEWGASKAFAHSQPPALPFVHMATADPEFNCRVAEKSEFASFDPGQDVFWYTKEQLDTILDNIDILFANQHEIEHMCRTLGTSRESIVSRVKMAIFTMSGDGSTLYTEGKEYFVPVVPVTLADPTGAGDSYRAGFLTAYVQGYSPLTSCRIGTVTASFVVEHVGCQTHLPTWTQMTERYRQHFGDLGKP; translated from the coding sequence ATGATCTCCGTAGTAGGGCATACCGCCATCGACCATATCTCAAAAGTGGCGCACCTGCCGGAGAAGAATTGCTCTACCCATATCACGGACCGGCAGATCTATTACGGCGGCGGGGCGGCGAATATTGCTGCAGGTATTGCAGTCCTTGGCGGCGACGCTGCACTCATCTCCTGTGTAGGCGGGGACTTTTATGGTGGGGATTACGACACGTGGATGAAAAAACTCGGCATCCGCCAGCAGTTTTTTGTAGTTCCCGAAGCCCACACGCCAACGGCATTCATGTTCACGGATGAGTCCGGGGACCAGATGACCTTTTTTGAATGGGGAGCGTCAAAAGCATTTGCGCACTCGCAACCACCGGCACTTCCGTTCGTCCATATGGCAACGGCAGATCCGGAGTTCAACTGCCGGGTTGCGGAAAAGAGCGAGTTCGCATCATTCGACCCGGGCCAGGATGTTTTCTGGTACACAAAAGAGCAGCTGGACACGATACTCGATAATATTGACATTCTCTTTGCGAACCAGCACGAGATCGAACACATGTGCAGGACGCTTGGGACATCAAGGGAATCAATTGTCAGCCGGGTAAAGATGGCAATATTTACCATGAGCGGGGACGGGAGCACGCTGTACACGGAAGGGAAGGAATATTTTGTTCCGGTAGTTCCAGTGACACTCGCTGACCCGACCGGTGCCGGCGACTCGTACCGGGCAGGATTCCTCACGGCATACGTGCAGGGATATTCCCCGCTCACCAGCTGCAGGATTGGAACGGTAACGGCATCGTTTGTCGTAGAGCACGTGGGATGCCAGACCCACCTGCCAACCTGGACCCAGATGACAGAACGTTACCGGCAGCACTTCGGGGATCTGGGCAAACCATAA
- a CDS encoding nitroreductase family protein, whose amino-acid sequence MDSSDFFGFLTSRSSIREYGDDPLTPEETEYILSCASTGPSAGNREAWDVVVVTDEETRCALAEAAFGQAHIEKAATVFVVLANYVRSMSRYGERGILYAVEDATIACTYMMLAAHAKRIHTCWTGAFNEDEVREILGLPQHVRPIVLLAAGKGDTMAGLTERMPIGEHVHREQW is encoded by the coding sequence ATGGACTCATCTGATTTTTTCGGGTTTCTCACCAGCCGGTCATCGATACGCGAGTACGGGGACGACCCGCTGACACCCGAAGAGACTGAATATATTCTTTCCTGCGCCAGCACCGGACCGAGTGCCGGCAACCGGGAAGCCTGGGACGTGGTTGTGGTCACGGACGAGGAGACCCGGTGTGCACTTGCGGAAGCTGCATTCGGGCAGGCTCACATTGAAAAAGCTGCAACGGTTTTTGTTGTCCTGGCAAACTATGTCCGTTCAATGTCGCGCTATGGGGAGCGGGGAATCCTCTATGCGGTAGAGGACGCAACCATTGCCTGTACGTACATGATGCTTGCAGCTCATGCGAAAAGGATCCACACGTGCTGGACCGGGGCATTTAATGAAGACGAGGTCCGGGAGATCCTCGGCCTCCCCCAGCATGTCCGCCCCATCGTGCTGCTTGCAGCGGGAAAAGGGGATACTATGGCAGGCCTGACAGAGCGGATGCCGATAGGAGAACATGTACACCGCGAACAGTGGTGA
- a CDS encoding DUF2070 family protein, which translates to MAQGSDVKLGQLTRYIFTAPSWQRSLFLIVLLGLIIDAASARAWVHLPFSGTIAFTIPAIAALALTKPIIESGGKTMTWNRSALLALSCTVFAVIITLSSLAFSVRFIPLFYAISLGFIFGLRLFVLVAISDYRVPRMILPAFCQSGPGILAGMLLFSTSFGFLAFGIFALVLQLVFGLGFAILIWMIERPLQRAFKIRGLAFVNAFIAHMTDGSKGMEDFFREIGEEIFVPQVSFFFKRQDKTPVIFTVPNLHPGPMGEIGGGNLPKVLHDSFDDETLVAHGCATHDFNLVSETEIAKVIDALEKSRNDITYSPLAGQSGRISNGTVQALYQRFGDSVLVVTTRSPRRTEDLDFSIGMTIMAEGHRWFPHVAIVDAHNCMTDLSSPVLLATQTAIEYQRACLDGMNTCLSVPLHPFRIGISHHTVPYSREEGFGDLGIQTMIIEVGGQKTAYILIDGNNMAAGVREILLDQILTLVDNAEVMTTDSHVVNTITGKNPVGMHVAAKDFLPHIMQSVKDAIDDLAPAEGGAATAQCEHIVVFGSNRIAQLASTVNAMLVFVAPLSLAMLLLAFILSIVAYAVMA; encoded by the coding sequence ATGGCGCAGGGGAGTGATGTCAAACTGGGGCAACTTACCCGGTACATCTTCACAGCTCCCTCATGGCAACGATCCCTTTTCCTGATTGTCCTCCTTGGCCTCATTATAGATGCAGCCAGTGCCCGCGCTTGGGTACATCTGCCATTCTCCGGCACCATTGCATTCACCATTCCGGCGATTGCAGCCCTGGCCCTCACAAAGCCCATCATCGAATCCGGCGGAAAGACCATGACCTGGAACAGGTCTGCCCTGCTCGCACTTTCCTGTACCGTCTTTGCCGTGATTATCACCCTGAGTTCCCTGGCCTTCTCGGTCCGGTTTATCCCTCTGTTTTACGCCATTTCCCTCGGGTTCATTTTCGGCCTCCGGCTGTTTGTCCTCGTTGCCATATCCGATTACCGGGTACCACGGATGATCCTGCCGGCATTTTGCCAGAGCGGGCCGGGAATCCTGGCCGGCATGCTCCTCTTCTCCACCTCGTTTGGATTTCTGGCATTCGGGATCTTTGCTCTTGTCCTCCAGCTGGTCTTCGGACTGGGATTCGCCATCCTCATCTGGATGATCGAGCGACCCCTGCAGCGGGCGTTTAAGATCCGGGGGCTCGCATTTGTCAATGCGTTCATTGCGCACATGACGGACGGTTCAAAAGGAATGGAGGATTTCTTCCGGGAGATCGGCGAGGAGATCTTTGTTCCCCAGGTGAGTTTCTTTTTCAAGAGACAGGATAAAACACCGGTAATTTTCACGGTGCCAAACCTTCACCCGGGGCCGATGGGGGAGATTGGAGGAGGCAACCTTCCCAAAGTCCTGCACGACAGCTTCGATGACGAGACCCTTGTTGCCCATGGCTGTGCAACGCACGATTTCAACCTTGTCTCGGAGACCGAGATCGCAAAAGTCATCGATGCCCTGGAAAAATCCAGAAACGACATCACCTATTCCCCGCTGGCAGGACAATCGGGTCGCATTTCAAACGGGACGGTACAGGCACTCTACCAGAGATTCGGGGATTCGGTCCTTGTAGTCACTACCCGTTCCCCCAGGAGAACGGAAGATCTCGACTTCTCAATCGGGATGACTATTATGGCGGAAGGTCATCGCTGGTTCCCCCACGTGGCTATCGTGGATGCCCACAACTGCATGACCGACCTCTCATCCCCGGTCCTCCTCGCAACCCAGACTGCCATTGAATACCAGCGGGCGTGCCTTGACGGGATGAACACCTGTCTTTCGGTACCCCTCCACCCGTTCAGGATCGGGATCTCACACCATACCGTTCCTTACAGTCGCGAAGAAGGATTTGGGGATCTCGGGATCCAGACAATGATTATCGAAGTGGGCGGCCAGAAGACGGCGTATATCCTTATCGATGGGAATAACATGGCGGCCGGGGTCCGGGAAATTCTTCTCGACCAGATTCTCACGCTCGTAGATAATGCAGAAGTTATGACAACTGATTCCCACGTGGTAAACACCATCACGGGAAAGAATCCCGTGGGGATGCATGTTGCAGCCAAAGACTTCCTGCCCCATATCATGCAGAGCGTTAAGGATGCCATTGACGATCTTGCACCTGCGGAGGGGGGAGCGGCTACTGCCCAGTGCGAACATATCGTGGTTTTCGGCTCCAACCGGATCGCCCAGCTGGCAAGCACCGTAAACGCCATGCTCGTCTTTGTTGCGCCCCTCTCGCTTGCCATGCTCCTCCTGGCATTCATTCTCTCCATAGTGGCGTATGCCGTTATGGCATAG
- a CDS encoding diphthine--ammonia ligase produces the protein MSWAALTSGGKDSILSCQKALDSGKDVRYLVTARSKNPDSYMFHSANLDAVPVIARVAGMEYVEITTHGRKEEELVDLEEGLAALDIEGVIAGAVASVYQAERVKSICDRLGLELFTPLWQMNTEELVREVAKRLDAMIVVTAAEGLDATYLGARFDAALIDRLKRVATKYRINIAGEGGEYESLTLNAPFYSRPITYTTSEIRSTPDHHELVLGGFA, from the coding sequence ATGAGCTGGGCAGCACTCACTTCGGGGGGAAAAGATTCGATTCTATCCTGCCAGAAAGCACTCGACAGCGGGAAAGACGTGCGGTACCTGGTAACGGCCCGTTCAAAAAATCCCGATTCCTACATGTTCCACTCGGCTAACCTGGATGCTGTCCCGGTGATTGCCCGGGTTGCAGGCATGGAATATGTTGAGATAACAACCCATGGAAGGAAAGAGGAGGAACTCGTTGATCTCGAAGAGGGGCTGGCGGCACTCGATATCGAAGGTGTCATCGCAGGGGCTGTCGCATCGGTATACCAGGCAGAGCGGGTAAAATCCATCTGCGACCGGCTCGGGCTTGAGCTCTTCACCCCCCTCTGGCAGATGAACACGGAAGAACTGGTCCGGGAAGTGGCAAAACGACTTGACGCAATGATCGTTGTCACTGCCGCAGAGGGCCTGGATGCAACGTACCTGGGTGCCCGTTTTGACGCTGCACTCATTGACCGGTTAAAACGGGTTGCAACAAAATACCGGATCAATATTGCCGGGGAGGGAGGCGAGTACGAGAGTCTTACCCTTAATGCACCATTTTACTCCCGCCCGATAACCTACACGACATCGGAGATCCGGTCAACGCCCGATCACCACGAACTTGTCCTGGGAGGGTTCGCCTGA
- a CDS encoding DUF555 domain-containing protein — protein sequence MPDYTVILESAWLIKDVKSLDDAIGIAISEAGKRLNPSAKYVEVEAGMLACPYCEKELSSAIVVADTALVGLVLEMKVFRGESAEHAGRIAKSVIGKALRDIPLKILDVQVQEQ from the coding sequence ATGCCGGATTATACTGTGATACTGGAGTCGGCCTGGCTCATTAAAGATGTCAAATCTCTCGATGATGCCATCGGGATAGCAATCAGCGAAGCGGGGAAACGCCTGAACCCGTCTGCAAAGTACGTGGAAGTCGAAGCGGGAATGCTCGCCTGCCCCTATTGCGAAAAGGAACTCTCAAGCGCAATTGTCGTGGCAGATACCGCCCTTGTCGGACTCGTACTGGAGATGAAAGTCTTCCGGGGGGAGTCTGCCGAACATGCAGGCAGGATTGCAAAATCCGTTATCGGGAAAGCACTGCGTGACATCCCCCTCAAGATACTGGATGTGCAGGTGCAGGAGCAATGA